The genomic stretch GAAACAAGGTGACCGATGAAAATAAAGTAACTGATAAATTCAAACAAAAACAAGGAGACATTATCTTAAAGCTGATGCCTACTATTCGAACTAATGGGTTTCAGACATTAAAAATGGATGAAATTGCGAAAGTCGTTGGGATTAGCAGAGCAACATTGTATAAATATTTTCCTACAAAGGAAGATTTATTCCATAGAGTTTCTGACGGTTTCGTGCAGTACATTAAAGATATGACAACAGATATGCCGAAAGAGGTAAATTTATTTGCCTCAAAATTTCAAGAAATTTTTGAGCAGTCTGTTTCACTTGCACTTTTTATCACTGATGATTTTCTAAAAGAACTTCAGAACACATATCCCTTAATGTACGATAAACTATGGGAGATGATACAATTCCGTGAAAAACAATTACTTAGTTTTTATAACGAAGGAATGGCAAAGGGTGTCTTTAATCAAATCAATGGTAGACTTTTGATATTACAGGATCAGATGTTGTTTTCAATACTTGATCTTAAATATTTAATGAAAAACCAATTAACGATTAAACAAGTTCTTTTCGATTTTTATGAACTAAGGAAATTACAACTGTTTAATTCGGAAAGACTTTCAACCGTAGATGATTCCCTTATAATGCCTAGAATCGAATATTTATCCCAAAAAATATCAAAGGTTTTATACTAATAAAATGAAAATATCATCAAAAAAGTCAGATTCTAAGTTAAAAAGTACCCTATAGAGTAGACACTTGAAAAAGGTCACTTCTATGGGGTACTTTTTATATAATGAAGAAAAATAGAAAATCGGGGAAAATATCATATGTCAAAAAAGCTCTTTTCTAATAAGGAAATAAATATATTAAGTAAAACTCCAAACGTTAAAGCTGTAAGTTCAAAAAGTATTACATACTCAGATGAGTTTAAAAGGATTTTTGTAACTGAAAATAAAAATGGAAAATTGCCGAGACAGATCTTTAAGGAAAATGGATTTGACGTTGAAATCAGTGGTATTACTAGAATTAATAGGGCTGCCAATAGATGGCGTACATCTTATAATGATTCGGGAGTTCTTGGACTTCGTGATTCACGTAAAGACAACTCTGAGAGACCAACTAATAAAGAGCTCACTTTAGAAGAAAAAAACGCTAAATTAGAAGCTCAAATCCAACTGTTAAAAGCTGAAAATGAATTACTAAAAAAGCTAGACATGCTGGAAAGGGGGATGAAGGTAATAGAGTAAAAGTACCTGCTGAACAAAAATTTCTTTTAATTCGCTCAGTGATCGAAAAATTTAAGTTTAAAAATATGATAAATCAAGGCTTACATTATACCAGCCCTACTTTTCAGAAAAAAGTTAAAAAATTAGGGTTAAAACAATCAATGTCTAGGAGAGGAAATCGTTGGGATAACACTCTTCAAGAGTCTTTTTTTGGTCATTTCAAAGATGAGGTAAATATAAAACGGTGTAATACTTTAGAAGAACTAAAGAAGGAAATAAGAAGTTATATGACCTACTATAACAATTGTAGATATCAATGGAATTTAAAGAAGATGAGCCCTGTAGAATACAGAAATCATCTTCTTTGTGTGGCATAACCTTTTTTATCGTCCTTTATAAAGGGTACATTTTAAAAACTGGATGACCTTATAATGCGAACGCATGCTCTAGTTTAACAATCTTTTTTGAATTAAAAGGATTTTCAACTAGTAATATATGTTTTCCTATGTGAGTATCTTATTGCAGAGACCAACTTTACTAATCGGAGGAATCTGTGTGGGATACTATATTACTGTAGAACCAGGTGTAAATATTTATGTAGAGGATGTAAATCCGAAGGGGAATAAAACAATTCTCTTTATACAT from Arthrobacter citreus encodes the following:
- a CDS encoding TetR/AcrR family transcriptional regulator, whose protein sequence is MTDENKVTDKFKQKQGDIILKLMPTIRTNGFQTLKMDEIAKVVGISRATLYKYFPTKEDLFHRVSDGFVQYIKDMTTDMPKEVNLFASKFQEIFEQSVSLALFITDDFLKELQNTYPLMYDKLWEMIQFREKQLLSFYNEGMAKGVFNQINGRLLILQDQMLFSILDLKYLMKNQLTIKQVLFDFYELRKLQLFNSERLSTVDDSLIMPRIEYLSQKISKVLY